In Pseudorasbora parva isolate DD20220531a chromosome 9, ASM2467924v1, whole genome shotgun sequence, the following proteins share a genomic window:
- the LOC137089199 gene encoding uncharacterized protein, whose translation MYSVEDLLISHGYKLPRSGPASSSSSAPYDNRNNECRRDNVENRPAGGGGGGTLNGFGTTEGGAEAGTVYRPAPVKAYPENNNNINEGHERIQRRLEVPVAFLGDLQPLGDSLATDSGFYDAPSLTYSEHADERDISFWRRRGQDFSALLDYADPRELRVSGGLWRGPVLAVEELRAERPLARWEEAPWIREPIDSGPETLRVTGERKCQSLGTEEWRPAVGLGRQLSDGEAEHWSQEQQHRLRPAEGSVSATVRAKSQSLPRVLSPEDPHYGDLPQTGAPNQPPTQRSNSSAPYGRYHSEWQAGERWSGQTQSHAPSAVVPKPRFSRPVKPPSYETHQQNRGSWETLSSEPVSKPRDRAVCFTQSFEPFRDRSGCYSQSAEPLRDRSICFSQSAEPIRDRLVSHSQSAEPLRDRFVSHSQSAELLRDRFFSHSHSADLLRDRSLCYSQSSELLRDRSICYSQSAELLRPEAYRADLFYHELTGMEPPGYIPPPSYRRFLPPRSGQNYRADSALVRWKREPVSAEMGQWFSRTSGLSWSERREDRSMAVVPRRPVHPGPVIPSRPGLVQYVPFDDPRIRHVSGGPCGNSLTDADKIRHVNKELPCAATLGQSTHDSAFLPSQGPSLSTDTNKPVLTEQENTNRWHKGMNKGNETVASDQTCAKYPIAFQPRPLQPIIKTDRSTDQQIRADRVTDQVKAERVTEPVKVERGAEQMRTDQVKVTEQAKTDRVTDLIKLDKPTDQVKPDRFTDKQIKVERLTDQIQVDRTPDQVKADRYTDKQIKLEGKAEKIPEKPIKADRISDKQSKAERLLEKHLKIDRILEKQLKADKILEKQCKSEKFTDKLIKADKQAKGDSSTDQTKAEKTTDKSGKALDKGSSESVSTVKTEPVQEPEKKSVKKKLSETIFCLVSVPLSQSSAKSRDQNNNEEKEPDSPPIPPPPPPSSSSENSNTLSSLPNQSLKSTSTTSTDLELQALTLGSGSSSIATRRAHRRRNSRSRIIKPNPHDELRRYSGAWPGDQYRDQETQTSPEPTKSNANPGPANTEAQDAPAAPEVTATAETTSVAPGATPGALGALTAPSVPSVPSVPPTPAAPTTSGGPEPSTPYGYPMKGQKSLKPSSNSAFSRTGTFSKSTGSHRPPLHPPPHPPPPPPTQPPSQPPPPPPTQPPAQSPPSDLTEEAKSASGPNPEAFGQFLLKPVCRRPWDAIEELETINKEAQDQASKRPSVDQCIEDLNEAYKDILELSTASNNLPNRSSMQIPDRIKSRLSSDPIGIPATTLRPSLVPGSDPEYREVKSAFSRPSTGKSVSFSKQLREEICPAPPPPEPGFRDYKTVMSQITQRKACRSVKLEIPAPKETQRDDDLTAQTSSTSSMAAEVPWADRQPMQDASTLTSPPDYEHICQTLQMARESGAVSRASVKSKPGSAMSIETPQHVPIPSRPPVDSEQPCCSSALEVRQEPVSLFREERSSGFRRVASHTNRFLNNRGVLCSLATGKPVGDKAGLEANPEVPADWQMQLSLAEKHIATLITGEGSAVDFDESNQVKGDKDVPGSESVENETNNILATEIIDNPANTVQKHSEVKETETEQTETPESQQPKVAENVTEEDISREKTETEQEKCELKDPVSEGTEQKSDTVSEANKEPNVILRANKAAMWTHLNLDSELRPEFPPDHLPLSVLPYPNRRLSLGLDWERAGWEGESLGQGGFWSRERRSLDAERWGIGGERWGLDNDRQEGGGEKLGLGGWRGCGIDGPGTDDSDWELDKNTQETGDKEADSDTKQKMLKDEQGLDEDHSNLVSSTDKIEHTQVAAGEGIDKDHSQGPDGGQVSSVDRRSRGLSQRIEALFTAPPGHGSEERLARMREVDTVSRMRRLSLRSSDSWDGLQGVGRWGDCGKEEECSLPGPHDSSNITNLEDKEGRTLPAVTSEPRETKDDQATLKESQEPSQVERS comes from the exons atgtaCAGTGTGGAGGACCTGCTGATCTCTCATGGATACAAACTGCCCAGGAGCGGCCCtgcctcctcctcttcctctgcgCCTTATGACAATCGAAACAACGAATGTCGCCGTGACAACGTAGAGAACCGGCCTGCTGGAGGTGGCGGCGGTGGTACTCTGAATGGTTTCGGGACAACTGAGGGGGGAGCGGAAGCAGGTACGGTGTACAGACCAGCACCGGTGAAGGCTTATCCggagaacaacaacaacatcaatGAGGGCCATGAAAGGATTCAACGGAGGTTGGAGGTTCCTGTTGCTTTCCTTGGTGACCTGCAACCTTTGGGTGACTCTCTAGCTACAGACAGTGG GTTTTATGATGCTCCCAGTCTGACGTACTCTGAACATGCAGATGAGCGAGATATTTCATTCTGGAGAAGGAGGGGACAGGACTTCAGTGCTCTATTGGACTATGCTGACCCCAGGGAGCTCAGAGTGTCTGGAGGATTATGGCGAGGTCCAGTGCTAGCTGTTGAGGAGTTGAGAGCTGAGAGACCACTGGCACGCTGGGAGGAAGCCCCATGGATACGGGAACCAATAGACTCAGGCCCAGAGACTCTACGTGTGACTGGAGAGAGAAAATGCCAGAGTCTGGGCACAGAGGAATGGCGCCCTGCAGTAGGCTTGGGCCGGCAGCTGTCAGATGGGGAGGCTGAACATTGGTCTCAGGAGCAGCAACATCGCCTGCGACCAGCAGAGGGCAGTGTGTCTGCCACAGTGCGAGCTAAGTCCCAATCACTCCCTCGAGTCCTTTCCCCTGAGGATCCTCACTATGGAGATCTGCCTCAAACTGGTGCCCCAAATCAGCCCCCTACACAAAGAAGCAACAGCTCTGCTCCATATGGTCGATACCATAGTGAATGGCAAGCAGGGGAGAGGTGGAGTGGTCAGACACAAAGTCATGCTCCTTCTGCAGTTGTACCAAAGCCACGGTTCAGCCGCCCCGTCAAGCCCCCGTCTTATGAGACTCACCAGCAAAACAGGGGGAGCTGGGAAACGTTGTCCTCTGAACCTGTGTCCAAACCAAGAGACCGTGCAGTGTGCTTCACTCAGAGTTTTGAACCATTCAGAGACCGGTCTGGATGTTATTCTCAAAGTGCAGAGCCTCTAAGAGATCGGTCCATTTGCTTCTCACAGAGCGCAGAGCCAATTCGAGACCGCTTGGTGAGCCACTCTCAAAGTGCTGAACCATTAAGAGACAGATTTGTCAGCCATTCTCAGAGTGCAGAACTATTACGCGATCGTTTTTTCAGCCACTCGCATAGTGCCGACCTGTTAAGGGACAGATCCCTTTGTTACTCTCAGAGCTCAGAACTGCTACGAGACCGGTCCATTTGTTACTCCCAAAGTGCAGAGCTCCTGAGACCAGAAGCATATAGGGCAGATCTGTTTTACCATGAACTGACTGGCATGGAGCCCCCTGGTTACATCCCACCCCCCTCTTACAGGAGATTCCTGCCACCCAGGAGTGGACAGAACTACAGAGCAGACTCTGCTCTTGTCCGCTGGAAACGCGAGCCTGTGAGTGCAGAGATGGGCCAGTGGTTTTCAAGGACTTCAGGATTGTCATGGTCAGAACGGCGTGAAGACAGGAGCATGGCAGTAGTTCCGAGAAGGCCTGTGCATCCAGGGCCTGTCATACCTAGCCGTCCAGGACTCGTGCAGTATGTCCCGTTTGATGACCCGCGCATCAGGCATGTCTCAGGGGGGCCCTGTGGAAACTCGCTCACAGACGCGGACAAGATCCGACACGTCAACAAAGAGCTTCCCTGCGCTGCAACTTTAGGACAATCCACACATGATAGTGCCTTTCTCCCTTCACAGGGACCGAGTCTTAGCACGGACACTAACAAACCGGTTCTCACTGAACAGGAGAATACAAACCGCTGGCATAAGGGGATGAACAAGGGCAATGAAACTGTAGCATCTGACCAGACCTGTGCCAAGTACCCCATAGCGTTTCAGCCCAGACCCCTGCAACCAATCATTAAAACAGACAGAAGTACAGACCAGCAGATTAGAGCTGACAGAGTCACTGACCAAGTCAAGGCTGAGAGAGTAACAGAGCCCGTCAAAGTGGAGAGAGGTGCTGAACAGATGAGAACAGATCAAGTCAAAGTAACAGAGCAAGCGAAAACAGATCGAGTTACAGACCTAATCAAATTGGATAAGCCTACAGATCAAGTGAAGCCAGACAGGTTTACagacaaacaaataaaggtGGAAAGATTAACTGATCAGATACAGGTAGACAGGACCCCAGATCAAGTCAAGGCCGACAGATATACAGACAAACAAATTAAGCTTGAAGGTAAGGCAGAGAAAATCCCTGAAAAGCCCATAAAAGCAGATAGAATTTCAGACAAGCAAAGTAAAGCTGAAAGACTCTTAGAGAAGCACTTGAAGATCGATAGAATTTTAGAAAAACAACTTAAAGCAGATAAAATATTAGAAAAACAATGTAAATCTGAGAAATTCACTGACAAGTTGATTAAGGCTGACAAGCAGGCAAAAGGAGATAGCAGTACAGACCAGACAAAAGCTGAGAAAACCACTGACAAGTCGGGTAAGGCTCTGGATAAAGGTTCCTCAGAGAGTGTGTCAACTGTAAAGACAGAGCCAGTCCAGGAACCAGAGAAAAAGAGTGTGAAAAAGAAACTCAGTGAGACTATATTCTGCCTCGTGTCTGTGCCACTTTCGCAGTCCAGTGCAAAATCTCGAGATCAAAACAACAATGAAGAGAAAGAACCAGACTCTCCTCCaattcctcctcctcctccacccaGCTCCTCCAGTGAAAACAGCAACACCCTCAGCTCCCTGCCAAACCAAAGCCTCAAAAGCACATCCACCACCTCCACTGACTTGGAGCTACAAGCACTCACACTTGGCAGTGGCTCTAGTAGCATAGCCACAAGGAGAGCTCATCGCAGAAGGAACTCACGCTCTAGAATCATTAAGCCAAATCCACATGATGAGCTTCGAAGGTATTCTGGGGCTTGGCCAGGGGACCAGTATCGTGACCAGGAGACCCAAACGAGCCCTGAGCCCACAAAGAGCAATGCAAATCCAGGTCCCGCCAATACAGAAGCACAAGATGCTCCTGCTGCCCCAGAGGTAACAGCTACTGCAGAGACTACATCAGTGGCTCCAGGGGCTACCCCAGGGGCTCTTGGGGCTTTGACGGCTCCATCAGTTCCATCAGTGCCATCAGTTCCACCGACTCCAGCAGCTCCAACGACTTCAGGAGGTCCTGAACCCAGCACCCCTTACGGGTATCCCATGAAAGGCCAGAAAAGCCTAAAACCATCCAGCAACAGTGCTTTTTCACGGACAGGTACCTTCTCTAAGAGCACAGGTTCTCACAGACCCCCATTACATCCACCGCCACACCCTCCACCCCCACCTCCTACCCAACCTCCATCTCAACCTCCACCCCCACCACCAACCCAGCCCCCGGCTCAGTCCCCACCATCAGATCTGACTGAAGAGGCAAAGTCAGCTTCAGGGCCAAACCCAGAGGCCTTTGGCCAGTTCTTGCTGAAGCCAGTGTGCCGACGACCATGGGATGCCATTGAGGAGCTTGAGACCATCAATAAAGAAGCCCAAGACCAAGCAAGTAAACGCCCCAGTGTAGACCAGTGCATTGAGGATCTTAATGAGGCCTACAAAGATATCCTGGAGCTCAGCACTGCCAGCAATAACCTTCCAAACCGTTCCTCCATGCAAATCCCTGACCGCATCAAATCAAGGCTATCTTCAGATCCAATTGGAATTCCTGCAACCACTCTTCGGCCAAGCTTGGTGCCTGGAAGCGACCCAGAATACAGGGAGGTGAAAAGTGCCTTTTCCCGACCATCAACTGGGAAGAGTGTGAGCTTCAGCAAACAGCTAAGAGAGGAGATTTGCCCTGCTCCTCCCCCACCAGAACCAGGTTTCAGAGATTACAAAACAGTCATGTCCCAGATAACCCAACGCAAAGCCTGCAGATCAGTGAAGCTGGAGATCCCAGCCCCCAAAGAGACCCAAAGAGATGACGATTTGACTGCACAAACCTCCTCCACCTCTTCCATGGCAGCCGAAGTCCCATGGGCTGACAGACAGCCCATGCAAGATGCCTCCACTCTAACCAGCCCCCCAGACTATGAGCACATCTGTCAAACTCTCCAAATGGCCCGAGAATCTGGGGCCGTTAGCCGAGCTTCTGTCAAATCCAAACCAGGAAGTGCCATGAGCATTGAAACCCCACAGCATGTGCCCATACCTAGTAGGCCTCCCGTAGATTCCGAGCAGCCATGTTGTTCTTCAGCATTAGAAGTGAGACAGGAGCCAGTCTCATTATTCAGGGAGGAAAGAAGCTCAGGCTTTAGGAGGGTAGCAAGCCACACTAATAGGTTCCTTAATAACAGGGGTGTGCTCTGTAGCCTTGCAACCGGAAAGCCAGTTGGTGACAAAGCAGGTTTAGAGGCTAACCCAGAGGTTCCTGCTGACTGGCAGATGCAGCTTTCATTAGCTGAAAAGCATATTGCTACTCTAATTACAGGAGAGGGTTCAGCAGTAGACTTTGATGAGTCAAACCAGGTTAAAGGTGATAAAGACGTTCCTGGCAGTGAATCAGTTGAGAATGAAACAAACAACATTTTAGCCACTGAAATAATAGACAATCCTGCCAATACTGTGCAGAAACATTCAGAAgtaaaagagacagaaacagagcAAACAGAGACACCTGAAAGCCAACAACCTAAAGTGGCAGAGAATGTGACAGAAGAGGACATTTCTAGGGAAAAGACAGAAACAGAGCAAGAGAAATGCGAGCTAAAAGACCCTGTTAGTGAAGGAACAGAGCAAAAGAGTGATACAGTCTCAGAGGCAAATAAAGAACCAAATGTGATCTTGAGGGCAAATAAGGCTGCAATGTGGACTCATTTAAATTTGGATTCAGAGCTACGTCCAGAATTTCCACCAGATCACCTACCCCTTTCTGTGCTACCTTACCCTAACCGTAGATTGTCTCTAGGGTTAGATTGGGAGAGAGCTGGGTGGGAAGGAGAAAGTTTGGGCCAAGGTGGATTCTGGTCCAGAGAGAGACGGTCTCTTGATGCAGAAAGATGGGGTATTGGTGGGGAGAGGTGGGGTTTAGACAATGATAGACAGGAAGGAGGTGGTGAAAAACTGGGTCTGGGGGGTTGGCGTGGGTGTGGGATTGATGGGCCAGGCACAGATGATTCAGACTGGGAGTTAGATAAAAATACCCAAGAGACTGGTGACAAAGAGGCAGATTCggacacaaaacaaaaaatgcttAAGGATGAACAGGGTCTTGATGAAGATCATAGCAATCTAGTCTCTAGCACTGACAAAATTGAGCATACACAAGTTGCGGCTGGCGAAGGCATTGATAAGGACCATAGTCAAGGTCCAGATGGAGGTCAGGTTTCAAGTGTAGATAGACGGAGCCGTGGACTTTCCCAAAGAATAGAGGCTCTTTTTACAGCCCCGCCGGGGCATGGCTCAGAGGAAAGACTTGCCCGCATGAGGGAGGTGGACACTGTCTCACGAATGAGACGCCTTAGCCTCCGTAGCTCAGACTCTTGGGATGGACTACAGGGGGTGGGAAGGTGGGGAGATTGTGGAAAGGAGGAAGAATGTTCCCTTCCTGGTCCACATGATTCTTCAAATATCACAAACTTAGAGGATAAAGAAGGCCGCACCCTCCCTGCAGTCACCAGTGAACCTAGAGAAACAAAAGACGACCAGGCAACCCTAAAAG AGTCACAGGAGCCCAGCCAGGTAGAGAGGTCGTAG